Proteins encoded by one window of Elusimicrobiota bacterium:
- the acnA gene encoding Aconitate hydratase A: MDSFNSEKKIKVGQNEYVIRSLPSLVEGKVGHVDKLPFTLKILLENLLRQEDGINVTQEDIQAVAAWDPTRQKDLEISFMPARVILQDFTGVPCVVDMASMRDAVVQMGGDPEKINPLQQVDLVIDHSVQVDRYGSADSFKENVKIEYERNKERYSFLKWGQKSLKNFRVVPPGTGIVHQVNLEYLGQVVYSLDKAGRREAYPDTVIGTDSHTTMINGLGIVGWGVGGIEAEAAMLGQPVSMLIPEVVGFKLFGKCPEGTTATDLVLVVTQMLRKKGVVGKFVEFYGKGLSNLTLPDRATLANMAPEYGATVGFFPVDEETLTFLKSTGRSQETVDLVKAYATQQGLFRTDSTPDPLYSDKLELDLSTVIPSVAGPKRPQDRVSLAEAKASFETALPSLMKKGPHPTLASGAREMNGDLKDGSIVIAAITSCTNTSNPSVMIQAGLLAKNACDKGLKTKPWVKTSLAPGSKVVMGYLEKADVLQYLEKLGFYLVGYGCTTCIGNSGPLDEMIEKSIKENELVVASVLSGNRNFEGRIHASVRANYLMSPPLVVAYALAGSLKVNLTTEALGQGRDGKPVFLKDIWPNQREVQDALKNVKQELFKKEYAHVFEGDDVWKTISFPKSNRFDWEKDSTYIRRAAFLENLAVAPAPLADIRGARVLASLGDSVTTDHISPAGSISAESPAGKYLLSHGVPKSDFNSYGARRGNHEVMVRGTFANNRLKNQLAPGTEGGVTKKFPEGTVMSIYDAALAYAKQNTPLIILAGKEYGSGSSRDWAAKGTMMLGVKAVIAESYERIHRSNLVMMGVLPLQFPDGKNAAGLDLSGEEVFEITGVADSLKPLKVLKVRATLNGVIKEFNALMRIDTPKEIEYYQHGGVLPYVLRRLKGK, from the coding sequence ATGGATTCGTTTAACTCTGAAAAAAAAATAAAAGTTGGACAAAATGAATATGTCATTCGATCCCTCCCATCTCTCGTGGAGGGGAAAGTTGGACATGTTGATAAGTTGCCGTTTACGTTAAAAATTCTTCTTGAAAACCTCCTCCGCCAGGAAGACGGGATCAATGTCACCCAAGAGGACATCCAGGCCGTTGCCGCTTGGGATCCCACCCGTCAGAAGGATCTTGAAATTTCTTTTATGCCCGCGCGTGTCATCCTTCAAGATTTTACGGGTGTCCCTTGCGTGGTGGATATGGCTTCGATGAGAGACGCGGTCGTTCAAATGGGGGGAGATCCTGAAAAAATCAACCCGCTGCAACAGGTTGATTTGGTCATTGACCACTCCGTACAGGTGGACCGGTATGGAAGCGCGGACTCTTTTAAAGAAAACGTAAAAATTGAATATGAAAGAAATAAAGAGCGCTATTCATTTCTCAAGTGGGGGCAGAAATCGCTCAAAAATTTTCGTGTGGTTCCTCCAGGGACCGGAATTGTTCACCAAGTGAATTTGGAATATCTGGGACAAGTGGTTTATTCTCTTGATAAGGCTGGACGAAGGGAGGCCTATCCGGATACGGTGATTGGAACCGATTCGCACACCACCATGATCAATGGTTTGGGGATTGTGGGGTGGGGCGTGGGCGGTATTGAGGCGGAAGCGGCCATGTTGGGACAGCCAGTGTCGATGCTGATTCCCGAAGTGGTGGGCTTCAAACTCTTCGGAAAGTGTCCCGAGGGCACCACGGCCACTGACCTTGTTTTGGTGGTCACTCAAATGCTCCGAAAGAAAGGGGTGGTTGGAAAATTCGTTGAATTTTATGGAAAGGGCCTCAGCAACTTGACTCTTCCTGACCGCGCCACCCTGGCCAACATGGCGCCCGAATATGGGGCCACGGTTGGATTCTTTCCCGTAGATGAAGAAACGCTGACCTTTTTGAAATCGACGGGACGTTCTCAAGAAACGGTTGATTTGGTGAAAGCGTATGCCACTCAGCAAGGATTGTTCCGAACTGATTCTACGCCTGATCCTCTGTATTCCGACAAACTTGAGCTTGATTTGTCCACGGTGATTCCCAGTGTGGCCGGCCCCAAACGGCCTCAAGATCGGGTGAGTCTCGCGGAAGCGAAGGCCTCTTTTGAAACAGCATTGCCGTCTCTGATGAAAAAAGGGCCTCACCCCACCCTTGCCTCTGGGGCGAGAGAGATGAACGGAGACTTAAAGGATGGGTCGATTGTCATTGCGGCGATTACGAGTTGCACCAATACGTCGAACCCCAGTGTGATGATCCAGGCGGGGCTTTTGGCCAAAAATGCTTGTGACAAGGGCCTCAAAACCAAACCGTGGGTCAAGACCAGTTTGGCGCCCGGGTCCAAAGTGGTGATGGGATACCTTGAGAAGGCAGATGTTCTTCAATATTTAGAAAAACTGGGATTTTATTTGGTGGGTTATGGTTGCACCACGTGTATAGGGAATTCGGGGCCCTTGGATGAAATGATTGAAAAGTCCATTAAAGAGAATGAATTGGTGGTGGCGTCGGTTCTTTCCGGCAATCGAAATTTTGAAGGGCGCATTCATGCGTCCGTCCGGGCCAATTATCTCATGAGCCCTCCGCTTGTGGTGGCCTATGCTCTGGCCGGGAGTCTAAAGGTCAATTTGACCACGGAAGCATTGGGGCAAGGCAGAGACGGGAAACCGGTTTTCTTAAAAGATATTTGGCCCAACCAGAGGGAAGTTCAAGACGCGTTAAAAAATGTCAAACAAGAATTGTTTAAAAAAGAGTACGCGCATGTGTTTGAAGGAGACGATGTCTGGAAAACCATTTCCTTCCCCAAAAGCAACCGTTTTGATTGGGAGAAGGATTCCACCTATATTCGCCGCGCTGCGTTTCTAGAAAATTTGGCCGTCGCTCCCGCTCCCTTGGCGGATATTCGGGGGGCACGTGTGTTGGCTTCTTTGGGCGATTCGGTTACAACCGATCATATTTCCCCGGCGGGCTCCATTTCGGCGGAGAGTCCGGCGGGAAAATATCTATTGTCTCATGGAGTGCCCAAATCTGATTTCAATTCCTATGGGGCGCGGCGAGGCAATCACGAAGTCATGGTTCGAGGAACCTTTGCCAACAATCGACTTAAAAATCAATTGGCTCCGGGAACCGAAGGGGGCGTGACGAAAAAATTTCCGGAAGGGACGGTCATGAGCATTTATGATGCGGCCCTGGCTTACGCAAAGCAGAACACTCCGCTTATTATTCTGGCGGGAAAAGAATATGGCTCTGGTTCATCCCGAGATTGGGCAGCCAAGGGAACCATGATGTTGGGCGTCAAAGCGGTCATCGCCGAAAGTTATGAGCGAATTCACCGCAGCAATCTGGTCATGATGGGGGTGTTGCCCCTGCAATTTCCCGATGGAAAAAATGCGGCCGGCTTGGACTTAAGCGGAGAAGAGGTTTTTGAAATCACGGGGGTGGCCGATTCACTCAAGCCGCTCAAAGTGTTGAAGGTTCGGGCCACTTTAAACGGTGTTATCAAAGAGTTTAATGCGCTGATGCGCATCGATACGCCAAAAGAAATTGAGTATTACCAGCATGGCGGGGTCCTTCCCTATGTGTTGCGCCGGTTGAAGGGAAAATAA
- the nadD gene encoding Nicotinate-nucleotide adenylyltransferase: MKRRQKIGLLGGTFDPVHQGHLALAKAALKQLELDLVYLVLSPRSPFKLDHNLTPVQLRAAMLKLALKDQEKIQLGEWEINRPGPSYSVTTLSTYKKMNPTHDLFLILGSDALASFSKWKSHNHILRLATLVVGRRPGTSLEMSGVIGQIFFLKGMFPEISSSRIRQDLATHKKPQGLPVTVERFIRAHQLYGKK, encoded by the coding sequence ATGAAGAGGCGACAAAAAATCGGTCTTTTGGGCGGCACTTTTGACCCTGTTCACCAGGGACATTTGGCTTTGGCCAAAGCGGCCTTAAAACAATTGGAGTTGGATCTCGTTTATTTGGTGTTGTCGCCCCGTTCTCCGTTTAAGTTGGATCACAATCTCACTCCCGTTCAATTGCGCGCCGCCATGTTGAAATTGGCCTTGAAAGACCAGGAAAAAATCCAGCTGGGGGAGTGGGAAATAAATAGGCCTGGGCCCAGTTATTCGGTGACCACGCTCTCCACCTATAAAAAGATGAACCCCACGCACGATCTTTTTCTGATATTGGGCTCGGACGCGCTGGCTTCGTTCTCAAAGTGGAAATCTCACAACCATATCCTCAGGTTGGCGACCTTGGTGGTGGGTCGAAGGCCAGGAACTTCTTTAGAGATGAGCGGCGTGATTGGGCAAATATTTTTTCTGAAAGGAATGTTTCCGGAAATATCCTCAAGCCGAATTCGCCAGGATTTGGCGACGCATAAAAAACCGCAGGGTCTTCCCGTGACTGTAGAACGGTTCATTCGGGCTCACCAGCTCTATGGGAAAAAATAA
- the proA gene encoding Gamma-glutamyl phosphate reductase codes for MNEMKTDVDSLTAQVTAMAQEARAASRLLATLRTETKNKALEAMAHALLASETDIIKENAKDLAAAEKAGVGKSLLDRLALTDERVQAMAKGLQEMARLPDPLEEVLRSWTRPNGLKIRQVRVPLGVIGMIYEARPNVTAEAAGLCLKSGNAVILRGGSEAFHSNKKIVSLISEAALKAGVPAHAIQMLPPQDRRSTRILTQLHGQVDLIIARGSEEMIADVSSHSRVPVLGHGKGVCHVYIDKAADMEKAVNIAFNSKVQRPGVCNAMESLLIHEQMMWDILPKISGKYIKAGVEMRGDDRVVGLIPQAKPASPRDWGTEYHDKIVSMKVVDSLEEAIEHINRYGSGHTDSIVTEDKQASEKFEREVDSSCVMVNASTRLHDGGVFGFGSEIGISTQKLHARGTMGLRELTSTKYIVEGDGQIRE; via the coding sequence ATGAATGAAATGAAGACTGATGTTGATTCTTTAACAGCTCAAGTGACGGCCATGGCTCAAGAAGCTCGGGCCGCCTCCAGGCTTTTGGCCACTTTGAGAACCGAAACCAAAAACAAGGCGCTTGAGGCCATGGCGCATGCTTTGCTTGCATCTGAAACGGACATCATCAAAGAAAACGCTAAAGATTTGGCGGCGGCTGAAAAGGCTGGCGTGGGCAAGTCCCTCTTGGACCGTCTGGCCCTCACCGATGAACGCGTTCAAGCGATGGCCAAGGGGCTCCAAGAAATGGCGCGTTTGCCGGATCCCTTGGAAGAAGTGCTGCGGAGCTGGACTCGTCCCAATGGGCTCAAGATACGTCAGGTTCGGGTTCCGTTGGGAGTCATTGGCATGATCTATGAAGCGCGTCCCAACGTGACGGCCGAAGCGGCGGGGCTCTGTTTAAAATCGGGGAATGCGGTTATTTTAAGAGGCGGGTCCGAAGCGTTTCACTCCAATAAGAAAATTGTTTCATTGATTTCCGAGGCGGCCCTCAAGGCCGGTGTTCCGGCTCATGCCATCCAAATGCTTCCGCCCCAAGATCGGCGAAGTACGAGGATATTAACTCAGCTTCATGGGCAAGTGGACCTTATCATCGCACGGGGCAGCGAAGAAATGATCGCGGATGTTTCATCTCACTCCCGTGTTCCGGTGTTGGGACATGGAAAAGGGGTTTGCCATGTCTACATTGATAAGGCGGCCGATATGGAGAAGGCAGTGAATATCGCCTTCAATTCAAAAGTTCAGCGGCCGGGAGTTTGCAATGCGATGGAGTCCTTGCTCATCCATGAGCAAATGATGTGGGATATTCTTCCCAAAATTTCCGGAAAATATATCAAGGCGGGTGTGGAAATGCGCGGTGATGATCGCGTCGTGGGCCTTATCCCACAAGCCAAGCCGGCCAGTCCGCGGGATTGGGGGACTGAATATCACGACAAAATTGTTTCCATGAAAGTCGTGGACAGCTTGGAAGAAGCCATAGAACATATCAACAGGTATGGATCAGGCCATACCGATAGCATTGTGACGGAAGACAAGCAGGCCTCCGAAAAGTTTGAACGGGAAGTCGATTCCTCCTGTGTGATGGTGAACGCCTCCACCCGGCTTCATGATGGAGGTGTGTTTGGGTTCGGGTCCGAAATCGGAATTTCGACTCAGAAACTGCATGCCCGTGGAACCATGGGCTTGCGTGAACTGACCAGCACGAAATACATCGTCGAAGGCGATGGTCAAATTCGCGAATAA